AGTTGAGGTACCGTTATGACTAATTTATCTTTTTATTATATAAAAAGAATAACAAAAACAGAAACTCAAGGGTATATTGGTCATTTCATGAATAAAAATGGCTGCCGTCAGTTTTTTTAACGGTTGTAGATACCAAACTTTAATCGAGGTACGAAGGTGAGATACTGTTTTGAAGTTTTCTGAATGTGAGATACCAAACCTTTTCTGAATGTGTTCAAAAGGTGACTGTTTGGACCATTTTTTCTTATTGTTAATTCAACTTTTGAACGGTTAAAATTATAATTTACATTGGGAAAAATATGTAAATAAGAGAAAATCCGGACGTATATATATATATATATATAAATCCGGACGTAATTTTTTATTTATTTTTTATCACATATTACAACTTTGTGAGTCGAACTCACAACCTTCCACTTGCTAAGAGGAGACTATGTCGTTAGACCAAACGGTATTAAGCAATCTATACGTAAGTTTTTCCTCGAAATATGGTCTGTTAATCTCAAACAAAATATGAAAGGGTAGTACATGCATACCATATTATATAACAGACAAAGAAAATAACATTATCTACTAGGAATGGGTTGTTTAGATGCCATGGAGGATGTAGCTTCTAGTTTCTAGCACGAAGTTCCTACATGTTCTGCGCCAATATCTCATGTGCTCTTCACTATTTTCTATCCAAATATAATCCATGACCTAAATAGAAAATCTGGCATTTACTAGCTGCCTCAAAACGCATGCAATTTGGTTATAATTCTACGATTTCTACCAGATCATTGGCTCTCTCTGAATTCAACTTATAGATCTGATCCAATCAATTATAAACAATTTAGGGACATAGATCATTTTAATTAGTTCTGCTAATCGTAGAACCGTCCCCTTTTAATTATATTAGGATTAGCTAACAGATAAGATATAAAACCCTAAGAAATGAATAATGAGTACGTGATGAAGGAGATGGAAACTACGAGGCATTGTTTAATATGCAAAACATGGTTCTTGATCCAATATATTCGCAGACAAGATCAATACGAATGAAAATGAAGGCTTTTAAAATGGAAGGATTTGTGTCATACTGGGATGATCATACGTGCTTTTAGAATTGAAAAATGCACATACATATCATAACTGGTCGGCTTTATAATCTCATATGATTATATAAAGTGCACCTGCCATTATAAAAGTCGATGTGCATCTGATGATTTTATATAATGCCATAGTATGCTAGAGTCCATAGTAGTTGCTAAATGATTGCATATGCCAGCAGGGAGTGACATTTGAAGAACATGATCAAATTCTATTTTAGTTTCATCAAAACAAGACCACACACTGCTAGCTCTAGCTACACATAGAACTTTGAAGTGGGAAGTGTTATATTTACCGTATGATTGTCGAAAGACTATTGGTTATTCCATAGAAATGTTAGGGCTCAATATTATCTGAGATTTAATTTCTAAATAATATTGTCTTGTGTACTTAAAGTCATTTTCTCACATCAATTCTATTTGTTTAATAAATGATAACATTCGAATTAGGACCTCGATCATGCTATATATATATTTTATGTTGTAAGTTGTAACATTAGGAAATGAAATAATCGGGAATCTCAAATAACGGCGGGCCAAGCCGCTAAAGTATAAACAGACAAGTAACTGATGTCAATTTCAATGGAAGTTCGTTGTACTCTATTTTAACACATACCTTTGCTTAACTTTGAGAATATGAGGTGTTTTTCTTACTTACTAAATTACGTACAATCATAATTAGATGAAAAAGACGCTTCGTTCCTTCAATTTTAAATTCCAGAACTAAAGAAACCTTAAAAACAAACAAATCATTTTGTATGGAGCCGAAATATACATTGTAGATATCCATATAAAAGCTACGTACCTAACCCAATAAGAATATGCCATTGCTAACCCTCCCTTTAAACAACAATTGAAACTTTAAAATTAAACTAGATGCTTCGTTCTAAAGCATTATGTGGTTGTTTCGTGTTTTTATTTAAAAATTTTGTTTAAATTAATTAGCCAACAAAGTATCGAAAGCCAACGTATGAAAATTTTGGCTTGTCTTTTTTTTCTCCTTTAAATTTTAATGGTGTTTTACAATCAAACTCATAGTAACTTTATTTTATTTCTTAAAGATCTTTTTGCTACCTTGATTTTTTTGGGCAATTAAGAAAAAAAAGGCTTTACCAAACACATCAACACGCCTGGTTTCTAATAGTAAAGATAAATCATCAAGCATAACCAATTAATCCCCATTAGCCATAAAATTACAGATTATAAAACTGTGTAATATAACTATGGTCGGTTGAGCCTACGACAATCATTAGAGGACCCCGCCAGCCGTTAGTCAAAAGCCTTAAGTCACCATCAGCCGTCCACGTGGCAAGATGAGATGAAATTGGAGGCCCGCCTACTAGCTCAGACAGACAAGGACATGTGGCGGCCACTTGTACAGGTTGTCCAAGCTGTCAACTTTGTCTTAAGGAAGCCTCTATATATAACCAAATCACTCAGAGAGCAAAGCAACCAGAGAGAGAGAGAGAGAGCAAAGCATTTCTTGGATTTGAATTCTCAAATTTCTCAGAATGCCGATCTCTAGCATTGCCGTGGGAAGCCCATCTGAGTTCGGGAGCGCCGACGCTCTTAGAGCAGCTCTTGCTGAGTTTATCTCCACCCTCATCTTTGTTTTTGCCGGTTCCGGTTCAGGCGTAGCTTTCGGTATGTCGACCCTTACTATATGATAGTTTACAACAGGCATGTTATGTTATCAGATTGTTAATTTTGATCATAACAGGTACAATAAGAACCTATTATTTGCGACCTAGGAAGCCTAGAACCTGTTTGTAATATCTTGTATCTTTTTTGTTTTGGCAGCCGAGCTCACTGACAATGGAGCTACAACACCCGCCGGCCTTGTAGCAGCGGCCGTGGCACACGCCTTTGCCCTTTTCGTGGCGGTTGCCATCGCTGCAAACATCTCAGGCGGTCATGTTAACCCCGCTGTCACATTCGGTCTCTTCCTTGGCGGCAACATCACTCTCATCAGGGGTATCTTGTACTGGATTGCCCAGCTTCTCGGATCCGTTGTTGCTTGCTTGCTCCTCAAGTTAGCAACCGGTGGACTGGTATGCCCTAAGTCACTGACACTATATATTACTTAACCACTAATTAAACACGAACTTCTCTTAACATTGTTGGTAATATATATCTGTGATGCAGACCATCTCTGCTTTCTCCCTGTCGACTGGTGTTGGAGCATGGAACGCAGTGGTGTTCGAAATCGTGATGACCTTCGGTTTGGTGTACACAGTGTACGCAACCGCCGTCGACAAAAGGTCCGCCGGAAACATCAGCATCATTGCACCAATCGCCATTGGTTTCATTGTTGGTGCTAACATCTTGGCCGGTGGTGCTTTTGACGGTGCTTCAATGAACCCAGCAGTGTCATTCGGACCCGCCGTCGTCAGCTGGTCATGGGCAAGCCACTGGGTCTACTGGCTCGGCCCACTCCTCGGTGCCGCCATTGCTGCCATCATCTACGACTGGATCCTCATCGCCCCAACCACCCACGAGCCACTACCCACCACAGACTACTCCTAAGCCACAGTCACGCTTCCACTCTCAGTAGTGATGAAATCGGTTTTTGAATTTTAGTTCTTTTTGTTTTTCTCAGTGAT
Above is a window of Fragaria vesca subsp. vesca linkage group LG7, FraVesHawaii_1.0, whole genome shotgun sequence DNA encoding:
- the LOC101306169 gene encoding aquaporin TIP1-1-like, whose amino-acid sequence is MPISSIAVGSPSEFGSADALRAALAEFISTLIFVFAGSGSGVAFAELTDNGATTPAGLVAAAVAHAFALFVAVAIAANISGGHVNPAVTFGLFLGGNITLIRGILYWIAQLLGSVVACLLLKLATGGLTISAFSLSTGVGAWNAVVFEIVMTFGLVYTVYATAVDKRSAGNISIIAPIAIGFIVGANILAGGAFDGASMNPAVSFGPAVVSWSWASHWVYWLGPLLGAAIAAIIYDWILIAPTTHEPLPTTDYS